The proteins below are encoded in one region of Rhododendron vialii isolate Sample 1 chromosome 7a, ASM3025357v1:
- the LOC131332930 gene encoding F-box protein At3g07870-like — MDKLPLDIFFDILSRIPVKSLLQSRSVSKPWLHVIDHPFLASMHASRCSAEEPNTLLKIPDCAAHNQKPLTFHAVREHRRSLRATEKPIATFSDWSRCTPMGSCNGLLCFACHKDKQCLVLSNPLRNVFFALPKATINSSEEDYLVSCGLGFDARTSSYKVVRILCSLAGPDTSRVEVHRVGTSSWEEIAEVPPYPVHGKAVFAHGILHWLVSPFVQDFLACTTDSIVAFNVGEEKFQLTPPHPTYQSRNTTLFQLLDLKGDLGMADLSSQERIDVWVMKDLEWVREYRIEMHAPWGRVNNGHVQVIGLWGEKNGEIMMKTDEGFFIYSAKTGGLRYDQSLGLESDSVLVFSLRGSLIHDLTTKCF; from the coding sequence ATGGACAAACTCCCTCTCGATATCTTCTTCGACATCCTCTCAAGAATCCCCGTAAAATCACTACTCCAATCGCGATCCGTCTCCAAACCCTGGCTCCACGTCATCGACCACCCATTCCTTGCCTCCATGCACGCATCGCGATGTTCAGCCGAAGAACCAAATACCCTACTGAAGATCCCTGACTGCGCCGCCCACAACCAGAAACCGTTGACTTTCCATGCTGTGAGAGAACACCGCCGGAGTCTAAGAGCGACCGAGAAGCCAATCGCGACGTTTTCGGACTGGAGTCGTTGCACGCCGATGGGTTCCTGTAACGGGTTGCTCTGCTTCGCATGCCACAAGGACAAACAATGTCTCGTCCTCTCCAATCCTCTTCGGAACGTATTTTTCGCGCTACCAAAGGCGACGATAAACAGTTCCGAAGAGGATTATTTGGTGAGCTGCGGCTTGGGTTTCGATGCGCGTACTAGTAGCTACAAAGTCGTTCGCATTCTTTGTTCGTTAGCGGGTCCGGACACATCGAGAGTCGAGGTACACAGAGTCGGAACAAGTTCATGGGAAGAGATAGCCGAAGTTCCTCCTTACCCGGTGCACGGGAAGGCGGTGTTCGCTCACGGAATTTTGCACTGGCTGGTTAGCCCTTTCGTCCAAGACTTCTTGGCATGCACCACGGATTCGATAGTTGCTTTCAACGTCGGGGAGGAGAAATTCCAATTAACCCCTCCTCACCCGACGTACCAATCCAGGAACACGACGCTGTTCCAGTTGCTTGATCTGAAGGGTGATCTGGGAATGGCTGATCTTTCTTCTCAAGAAAGGATTGATGTATGGGTGATGAAGGATTTAGAGTGGGTGAGAGAATACAGGATTGAGATGCACGCGCCGTGGGGGAGGGTTAACAATGGGCATGTTCAAGTGATTGGACTGTGGGGGGAGAAGAATGGGGAAATAATGATGAAGACTGATGAAGGGTTTTTCATTTACAGTGCAAAGACTGGGGGGTTGAGGTATGATCAGAGTTTGGGTCTGGAATCTGATTCAGTTCTGGTTTTTAGTCTCAGGGGGAGCTTAATTCATGATTTGACAACAAAATGTTTTTAA